One genomic region from Augochlora pura isolate Apur16 chromosome 7, APUR_v2.2.1, whole genome shotgun sequence encodes:
- the LOC144472291 gene encoding uncharacterized protein LOC144472291 isoform X2 — translation MANGYDECYDATWHLFPPDYAEEEYRILESIKMPRTSFHIHDILQLDSKPSQEEADVQGSTTVLPNANDVPSAYQQFFEHTQAMLQPALYANLNRGTLPPPPPGLLGWPAGPTLPSTLPQPLEEVNVLQQPDSTSPTISDLSFAPKQETNHECKEEESVDFEDDQQNNETQPHETEHKKRKRRVLFSKAQTFELERRFRQQRYLSAPEREHLASIIRLTPTQVKIWFQNHRYKTKRAATERVVEAGGSGCSPRRVAVPLLIKDGKPCQGKMMESAAYPTTGQVPMPPYMQKPYWW, via the exons AATATTGGAGAGCATAAAAATGCCTCGGACGAGTTTCCATATCCATGACATCCTTCAGCTCGACTCCAAGCCGTCCCAGGAGGAGGCGGACGTCCAAG GCAGTACCACCGTTCTACCGAACGCGAACGATGTTCCGTCGGCGTATCAGCAATTCTTCGAGCACACGCAGGCCATGCTGCAACCGGCGTTGTATGCGAATCTGAACAGAGGGACGCTACCCCCGCCGCCACCTGGCCTTCTTGGATGGCCGGCTGGACCGACGCTACCCAGCACTCTGCCCCAGCCTTTGGAAGAAGTGAACG TGTTGCAGCAGCCAGACTCGACCAGCCCGACGATCTCGGATTTATCGTTCGCCCCGAAACAGGAGACGAACCACGAGTGCAAAGAGGAGGAGTCGGTGGACTTCGAGGACGACCAGCAGAACAACGAGACCCAGCCGCACGAGACCGAGCACAAGAAGCGAAAACGGCGGGTGTTGTTCTCGAAGGCGCAGACGTTCGAGCTGGAGAGACGTTTCCGCCAGCAGAGATACCTGAGCGCGCCGGAGAGGGAGCATCTCGCGTCGATAATCCGGCTGACGCCTACCCAGGTGAAGATCTGGTTCCAGAACCACAGGTACAAGACGAAGAGGGCGGCTACCGAGAGGGTGGTCGAGGCTGGCGGTAGCGGATGCTCGCCGAGAAGAGTCGCCGTGCCGTTGCTGATCAAGGACGGCAAGCCCTGCCAAGGGAAGATGATGGAATCGGCCGCGTACCCTACCACCGGCCAGGTGCCGATGCCCCCCTACATGCAGAAGCCCTACTGGTGGTAA
- the LOC144472291 gene encoding homeobox protein Nkx-2.5 isoform X3, which yields MPRTSFHIHDILQLDSKPSQEEADVQGSTTVLPNANDVPSAYQQFFEHTQAMLQPALYANLNRGTLPPPPPGLLGWPAGPTLPSTLPQPLEEVNVLQQPDSTSPTISDLSFAPKQETNHECKEEESVDFEDDQQNNETQPHETEHKKRKRRVLFSKAQTFELERRFRQQRYLSAPEREHLASIIRLTPTQVKIWFQNHRYKTKRAATERVVEAGGSGCSPRRVAVPLLIKDGKPCQGKMMESAAYPTTGQVPMPPYMQKPYWW from the exons ATGCCTCGGACGAGTTTCCATATCCATGACATCCTTCAGCTCGACTCCAAGCCGTCCCAGGAGGAGGCGGACGTCCAAG GCAGTACCACCGTTCTACCGAACGCGAACGATGTTCCGTCGGCGTATCAGCAATTCTTCGAGCACACGCAGGCCATGCTGCAACCGGCGTTGTATGCGAATCTGAACAGAGGGACGCTACCCCCGCCGCCACCTGGCCTTCTTGGATGGCCGGCTGGACCGACGCTACCCAGCACTCTGCCCCAGCCTTTGGAAGAAGTGAACG TGTTGCAGCAGCCAGACTCGACCAGCCCGACGATCTCGGATTTATCGTTCGCCCCGAAACAGGAGACGAACCACGAGTGCAAAGAGGAGGAGTCGGTGGACTTCGAGGACGACCAGCAGAACAACGAGACCCAGCCGCACGAGACCGAGCACAAGAAGCGAAAACGGCGGGTGTTGTTCTCGAAGGCGCAGACGTTCGAGCTGGAGAGACGTTTCCGCCAGCAGAGATACCTGAGCGCGCCGGAGAGGGAGCATCTCGCGTCGATAATCCGGCTGACGCCTACCCAGGTGAAGATCTGGTTCCAGAACCACAGGTACAAGACGAAGAGGGCGGCTACCGAGAGGGTGGTCGAGGCTGGCGGTAGCGGATGCTCGCCGAGAAGAGTCGCCGTGCCGTTGCTGATCAAGGACGGCAAGCCCTGCCAAGGGAAGATGATGGAATCGGCCGCGTACCCTACCACCGGCCAGGTGCCGATGCCCCCCTACATGCAGAAGCCCTACTGGTGGTAA